A window of Syntrophales bacterium genomic DNA:
TATCCTCGCTGGTTTCTGTCTCCCTGACATGAAAAATTAATAAAGGACGGATGAATAGATGGAAGAAAAAAACGGGAAAAAGGGATTTTTCGACCGACTGAAGACAGGACTTGCCAAAACCCGCAAGCTGCTTATGACCGATGTTGACGATCTCATCCTCGGCAGCAAGCAGATCGATCAGGCGCTTTACGACGAGC
This region includes:
- a CDS encoding signal recognition particle receptor subunit alpha; amino-acid sequence: MEEKNGKKGFFDRLKTGLAKTRKLLMTDVDDLILGSKQIDQALYDELEERMILADVGPAFTGELIESLKEKVKRKELASPEILRGAPRE